A window of Sutcliffiella cohnii contains these coding sequences:
- the pnp gene encoding polyribonucleotide nucleotidyltransferase, producing MGQDKQVFSIDWAGRRLTVELGQLAKQANGAVLVRYEDTAVLSTATASKEPKNLDFFPLTVNYEERLYAVGKIPGGFIKREGRPSEKAILASRLIDRPIRPLFADGFRNEVQVISIVLSVDQDCSSEMAAMFGSSLALSVSDIPFDGPIAGVTIGRINNEFIINPTVDQQEQSDLHLVVAGTKDAINMVEAGANEVPEEVMLEAIMYGHEEIKRLIAFQEEIVQAVGKDKMEVTLYEIDATIEEKVREMAEANLNKAVQVVEKHAREDAITEVKQAVLAHFEEQEADEDTVKQVKETLSKLVKEEVRRLITEEKVRPDGRKKDEIRPLSSEVGILPRTHGSGLFTRGQTQALSICTLGALGDVQILDGLGIEEEKRFMHHYNFPQFSVGETGPMRGPGRREIGHGALGERALEPILPSEKDFPYTVRVVSEVLESNGSTSQASICASTLAMMDAGVPIKAPVAGIAMGLVKKGEHYTVLTDIQGMEDHLGDMDFKVAGTSKGVTALQMDIKIAGLSREILEEALQQAKIGRMQILESMLKTIDTPRQQLSTYAPKILTMTINPDKIRDVIGPSGKQINKIIEETGVKIDIEQDGMVFISSVDEEMNQKAKKIIEDIVREVQVGEIYLGKVKRVEKFGAFVELFSGKDGLVHISELAEERVNKVEDIVKLGDEVLVKVMEIDKQGRVNLSRKVLLKEQKEKNEQPS from the coding sequence ATGGGACAAGACAAACAAGTCTTTTCTATTGATTGGGCTGGAAGACGCCTTACGGTAGAATTAGGTCAATTAGCAAAACAGGCAAATGGCGCTGTGTTAGTTCGTTATGAAGATACTGCAGTTTTAAGTACTGCAACTGCATCAAAAGAACCGAAAAATCTTGATTTCTTTCCGTTAACTGTAAACTATGAGGAGCGTCTTTACGCAGTAGGTAAAATACCTGGAGGCTTCATTAAAAGAGAAGGGCGACCTAGTGAAAAGGCAATATTAGCTAGCCGCTTAATCGACAGACCAATCAGACCATTATTCGCTGATGGGTTTAGAAATGAAGTGCAAGTGATTAGTATTGTACTAAGTGTAGACCAAGATTGTTCTTCTGAAATGGCAGCAATGTTCGGATCATCATTAGCGTTAAGCGTATCTGATATTCCTTTTGATGGGCCAATCGCTGGTGTAACGATCGGGAGAATAAACAACGAATTTATTATTAACCCAACTGTTGACCAGCAAGAACAAAGTGATTTACATCTTGTTGTTGCTGGTACGAAAGACGCAATTAACATGGTTGAAGCTGGCGCAAATGAAGTGCCTGAGGAAGTTATGTTAGAAGCCATTATGTATGGTCATGAAGAAATTAAACGACTTATTGCTTTCCAAGAAGAAATTGTACAAGCCGTTGGAAAAGACAAAATGGAAGTTACTCTATATGAAATAGACGCGACTATTGAAGAAAAAGTTCGTGAAATGGCTGAAGCTAATTTAAACAAAGCAGTACAAGTGGTGGAAAAACATGCTAGAGAAGATGCAATTACGGAAGTAAAGCAAGCAGTACTTGCCCACTTCGAAGAGCAAGAAGCTGATGAAGATACGGTGAAACAGGTAAAAGAAACATTAAGCAAACTTGTTAAAGAAGAAGTAAGAAGACTTATCACAGAAGAAAAAGTGCGTCCAGACGGCCGTAAAAAGGATGAAATTCGTCCCCTTTCTTCAGAAGTGGGAATCTTACCTAGAACTCATGGTTCTGGACTATTCACACGTGGACAAACACAAGCTTTAAGTATTTGTACTTTAGGTGCGCTTGGCGATGTGCAAATTTTAGATGGTTTAGGAATTGAAGAAGAGAAACGTTTTATGCATCATTATAATTTCCCACAATTTAGTGTTGGTGAAACTGGACCGATGCGTGGACCAGGTCGTCGTGAAATTGGGCACGGTGCGTTAGGTGAAAGAGCTTTAGAACCAATTTTACCTTCTGAAAAGGATTTTCCATATACTGTTCGTGTAGTTTCTGAAGTTTTAGAATCGAACGGTTCTACATCTCAAGCGAGTATTTGTGCAAGTACTCTTGCTATGATGGATGCAGGTGTACCAATAAAAGCTCCTGTTGCCGGTATTGCAATGGGTCTTGTAAAAAAAGGTGAACACTACACGGTTCTTACTGATATCCAAGGTATGGAAGATCATTTAGGTGATATGGACTTTAAAGTTGCAGGTACTTCAAAAGGTGTAACGGCTCTTCAAATGGATATTAAAATCGCTGGATTGTCTAGAGAGATTTTAGAAGAGGCGCTTCAACAGGCGAAAATCGGCAGAATGCAAATATTAGAGTCAATGTTAAAAACAATCGATACACCTAGACAGCAGTTATCGACGTATGCACCGAAAATTTTAACAATGACTATTAACCCTGATAAAATTAGGGATGTTATTGGACCGAGCGGTAAACAAATTAATAAGATTATCGAAGAAACCGGTGTTAAAATAGATATTGAGCAGGATGGTATGGTATTTATCTCTTCTGTTGATGAAGAAATGAACCAAAAAGCGAAAAAGATTATTGAAGATATCGTTCGTGAAGTGCAAGTCGGTGAAATTTATTTAGGTAAAGTAAAACGTGTTGAAAAATTCGGTGCGTTTGTCGAATTATTTAGCGGCAAAGATGGACTAGTTCACATTTCTGAATTAGCAGAAGAACGAGTTAATAAAGTGGAAGATATCGTAAAACTCGGTGATGAAGTATTAGTAAAAGTTATGGAAATTGATAAGCAAGGTAGAGTAAATCTTTCTAGAAAAGTACTTCTAAAAGAACAAAAAGAAAAAAATGAACAACCATCTTAA
- the rpsO gene encoding 30S ribosomal protein S15, with translation MAITQERKTALINEFKTHDTDTGSPEVQIAVLTEEINNLNEHLRTHKKDHHSRRGLLKMVGKRRNLLTYLRNKDVTRYRDLINKLGLRR, from the coding sequence ATGGCAATCACACAAGAGCGTAAAACAGCTTTGATTAATGAATTCAAAACACACGATACTGACACTGGTTCTCCAGAAGTTCAAATCGCTGTCCTAACTGAAGAAATTAACAACTTAAACGAACATTTACGTACGCACAAAAAAGATCACCACTCTCGTCGTGGTCTATTAAAAATGGTTGGTAAACGTCGTAACTTACTAACTTACCTACGTAATAAAGACGTAACTCGTTATCGTGATCTAATTAACAAATTAGGTTTACGTCGATAA
- a CDS encoding polysaccharide deacetylase family protein has product MSTSIVAQEVAGIKDSLMLEIEEKASAYEIPPQDARIDKVWKAVPGYNGRTVDIKASYEKMKKSGVFDEKKLVFKQLSPQIHLKDLSASPIYKGHEDKKMVSFIVNVAWGNEYIPDMLETLKKHEIKATFFLEGRWVKENPSIAKMIVDAGHEVGNHSYSHPNMKTLGANAVRDQLLKTNSVIEATTGVKVKWFAPPSGSFRQEVVEIAKQYNMGTIMWSVDTIDWQRPEPNVIVDRVMGKVHPGAIILMHPTDPTSKSLETLIVSIKEKDLHIGTISSLLSEERMD; this is encoded by the coding sequence ATTTCTACATCTATTGTTGCTCAAGAAGTTGCTGGGATTAAAGATTCATTAATGCTGGAAATTGAAGAAAAAGCATCAGCATATGAGATTCCCCCTCAAGATGCAAGAATAGATAAAGTATGGAAAGCGGTTCCAGGGTACAACGGTAGAACAGTTGATATTAAAGCATCGTATGAAAAGATGAAAAAAAGCGGTGTGTTCGATGAAAAAAAACTTGTATTTAAACAACTGTCCCCACAAATCCATTTAAAGGATTTATCGGCATCACCGATATATAAAGGGCATGAAGATAAAAAAATGGTTTCATTTATCGTCAATGTTGCATGGGGAAATGAATATATTCCCGATATGCTTGAAACGTTAAAAAAGCATGAAATTAAGGCTACATTCTTTTTAGAAGGTAGATGGGTAAAGGAGAATCCTTCAATAGCAAAAATGATTGTCGATGCTGGTCATGAGGTAGGGAATCATTCTTATAGTCATCCTAATATGAAAACATTAGGTGCCAATGCCGTAAGAGATCAATTATTAAAAACGAATAGCGTAATTGAAGCAACTACAGGTGTGAAAGTAAAATGGTTTGCTCCACCTAGTGGTAGTTTCCGTCAAGAGGTAGTAGAAATTGCAAAACAATATAATATGGGTACAATAATGTGGAGTGTCGATACGATAGACTGGCAAAGACCGGAGCCAAATGTTATTGTGGATAGAGTAATGGGAAAAGTTCATCCAGGGGCCATTATATTAATGCACCCTACAGATCCCACATCTAAATCGTTAGAAACATTAATTGTTTCTATCAAAGAAAAAGACTTACATATTGGAACGATAAGTAGCCTATTAAGTGAAGAAAGGATGGATTAA
- a CDS encoding dipicolinate synthase subunit B codes for MQLKGKRIGFGLTGSHCTYDAVVPEIEKLVNEGADVIPVVSFTVQNTNTRFGEGQEWIQKIEEITGNKAIDSIVKAEPLGPKIPLDCMVVAPLTGNSMSKLANALTDSPVLMAAKATLRNHHPVVLGISTNDALGLNGINLMRLMSTKNIYFIPFGQDAPEKKPNSMVARMNMLVPTVVEAINNKQIQPVIVEKYLDDLN; via the coding sequence ATGCAATTAAAAGGAAAAAGAATTGGTTTTGGTTTAACAGGGTCACATTGTACGTACGATGCAGTAGTTCCTGAAATTGAAAAATTAGTCAATGAAGGAGCAGACGTTATACCTGTTGTTTCATTTACCGTTCAAAATACAAATACTAGATTCGGTGAAGGGCAAGAATGGATTCAAAAAATTGAAGAAATAACAGGAAATAAAGCGATAGACTCCATTGTAAAAGCGGAACCTCTTGGGCCAAAAATTCCATTAGATTGTATGGTAGTCGCCCCTCTAACGGGAAATTCAATGAGTAAGCTTGCAAACGCATTAACGGATTCCCCTGTGTTAATGGCAGCAAAAGCAACTTTAAGAAATCATCATCCTGTCGTATTAGGAATTTCTACTAATGATGCATTAGGTCTAAATGGAATAAATTTAATGAGACTTATGTCTACTAAAAATATTTATTTTATTCCGTTCGGTCAAGATGCACCGGAGAAAAAGCCTAATTCTATGGTAGCACGGATGAACATGTTAGTTCCTACAGTTGTAGAAGCCATTAATAATAAACAAATTCAGCCAGTAATTGTAGAAAAATATTTGGATGACCTAAATTAA
- a CDS encoding YlmC/YmxH family sporulation protein: MRLSELGGKEIVDVKRAERLGVLGHTDLEINETTGEIKSLIIPSLKWFGLKKEGAEIKVPWKHIKKIGTDMIIIDIPEEEEKKFE; the protein is encoded by the coding sequence ATGAGATTAAGTGAATTGGGTGGAAAAGAAATTGTTGATGTAAAGAGAGCGGAAAGACTAGGTGTATTAGGTCATACAGATTTAGAAATAAACGAAACAACAGGTGAAATAAAATCTTTAATTATTCCTTCTTTAAAATGGTTCGGTTTAAAGAAGGAAGGAGCCGAAATAAAAGTTCCTTGGAAGCATATAAAAAAAATTGGAACGGATATGATTATTATTGATATTCCAGAAGAGGAAGAAAAAAAGTTCGAATAG
- the asd gene encoding aspartate-semialdehyde dehydrogenase translates to MKGFNIALVGATGAVGQQMLKTLEERDFPIKELTLLSSERSAGTKVIFKDNEYTVQKAEPDSFNGVDIALFSAGGSVSKLLAPEAAKRGAIVVDNTSAFRMDPEVPLVVPEVNEQDLFNQKGIIANPNCSTIQMVVTLEPIRKKYGLSKVIVSTYQAVSGAGAAAIDELHTQTQAILNGDDFTPSVLPVKGDEKHYQIAFNAIPQIDKFEDNGFTFEEMKMINETKKIMHMPNLSVAATCVRLPVVTGHSESVYIEVEDENVTVQDIRNLLEEAPGITLQDKPEEQLYPMPAHSVGLNDVFVGRIRQDLDNKKGFHLWIVSDNLLKGAAWNSVQIAETLTKLGIVK, encoded by the coding sequence ATGAAAGGTTTTAATATTGCTTTAGTTGGTGCGACAGGTGCTGTAGGCCAACAAATGTTGAAAACACTTGAAGAAAGAGATTTCCCAATTAAAGAATTAACACTATTATCGTCGGAACGTTCTGCAGGTACAAAAGTGATATTTAAAGATAATGAATATACAGTCCAAAAGGCAGAGCCAGATAGTTTTAATGGTGTTGACATAGCATTATTTAGTGCTGGTGGTAGTGTGTCCAAACTACTAGCTCCAGAAGCTGCAAAAAGAGGGGCGATTGTAGTAGATAATACTAGTGCTTTTCGAATGGATCCTGAAGTTCCTTTAGTTGTCCCAGAAGTGAACGAGCAAGATTTATTCAATCAAAAAGGAATAATTGCAAATCCAAATTGCTCTACAATTCAAATGGTAGTTACACTTGAGCCTATTAGAAAAAAATATGGGTTATCAAAAGTAATCGTTTCAACTTACCAAGCGGTATCTGGAGCTGGGGCTGCTGCTATTGATGAACTGCACACTCAAACACAAGCAATTTTAAATGGGGATGATTTTACTCCTTCTGTTTTACCGGTGAAAGGAGACGAAAAACATTACCAAATTGCATTTAACGCCATTCCTCAAATTGACAAATTCGAAGATAACGGGTTTACTTTTGAGGAAATGAAAATGATAAATGAAACGAAAAAAATAATGCATATGCCAAACCTATCAGTAGCTGCAACTTGCGTTCGATTGCCAGTAGTCACAGGACACTCTGAATCTGTATATATTGAAGTAGAGGATGAAAACGTGACTGTTCAAGATATTCGAAATTTACTGGAAGAAGCTCCTGGTATTACATTACAAGATAAACCGGAAGAACAATTATATCCGATGCCAGCACATAGTGTCGGTTTGAATGATGTCTTTGTTGGGCGTATACGCCAAGATCTAGATAATAAAAAAGGTTTCCACCTATGGATTGTTTCAGATAATTTATTAAAAGGTGCTGCTTGGAACTCAGTTCAAATTGCAGAAACCCTTACTAAGTTAGGAATTGTTAAATAG
- the ribF gene encoding bifunctional riboflavin kinase/FAD synthetase, with the protein MKTVYLSHPLSIDALQLKPTVMALGFFDGIHLGHQKVINTAINIAKENEMQSAVLTLDPHPSVVLRNDMKNIRYITPLKEKEEILQTLGVDILYVVSFTPELAKLSPQSFVDQYIKGLNVKHIVAGFDYSFGSFGKGTMETMPQFSNGAFTQTVIEKLTKDNQKVSSSLIRENLQLGKVDKVKEILGRFYSLKGTVVDGDKRGRTIGFPTANIELTDEYIIPKPGVYAVTMEINDVMYNGVCNVGVKPTFTDNTKVSIEVHLFDFNENIYGEQVRVNWHFYIRSEQKFPSFKELVQQIEADKQFAINYFQKNNALT; encoded by the coding sequence ATGAAAACAGTTTATTTATCACATCCGCTTTCAATCGATGCATTACAATTAAAACCGACAGTGATGGCGTTAGGTTTTTTTGATGGAATTCATCTTGGTCATCAAAAGGTAATTAATACAGCTATAAATATCGCAAAAGAAAATGAGATGCAAAGTGCAGTATTAACACTTGACCCTCACCCTTCTGTCGTATTAAGAAACGATATGAAAAACATTCGTTATATAACTCCTTTGAAAGAGAAAGAGGAAATTTTACAAACTCTAGGAGTAGATATTCTTTATGTAGTCTCCTTCACTCCGGAACTAGCAAAGCTATCACCACAATCTTTCGTTGATCAATACATTAAAGGGTTAAATGTAAAACATATAGTCGCTGGTTTTGATTACTCGTTTGGTAGCTTTGGAAAAGGAACAATGGAAACAATGCCACAATTTTCAAATGGGGCATTTACTCAAACTGTCATAGAAAAATTAACAAAAGATAATCAAAAAGTTAGTTCTTCACTCATTAGAGAAAACTTACAACTAGGAAAAGTAGATAAGGTGAAGGAAATATTAGGTCGCTTTTACTCACTCAAAGGCACGGTAGTAGATGGAGATAAAAGAGGACGAACTATTGGTTTTCCAACTGCAAATATTGAATTAACGGATGAGTATATTATTCCAAAGCCTGGGGTATATGCTGTTACAATGGAAATAAACGATGTAATGTATAATGGCGTCTGCAACGTGGGTGTAAAGCCTACATTTACAGATAATACGAAAGTTTCTATTGAAGTGCATTTGTTTGATTTTAATGAAAATATTTACGGTGAACAAGTAAGAGTAAATTGGCATTTTTATATTAGAAGTGAACAGAAGTTTCCTAGTTTTAAGGAATTAGTACAACAAATTGAGGCGGATAAGCAGTTTGCGATTAATTATTTCCAAAAAAACAATGCTTTAACTTGA
- the dapG gene encoding aspartate kinase: protein MKIVVQKFGGTSVRNEMSRDHAFHHIHKSVQQGYKVVVVVSAMGRKGEPYATDTLLSLLEESKSNVSKRELDMLLSCGEVISSIVFSSMLNSNGIKATALNGPQAGFRTNNEHTNAKIIDMKCDHLLEVLRHHDVVVVAGFQGESRTGDITTIGRGGSDTSAAALGAALRAEWIDIFSDVEGVMTADPNIVENAKPLNVVSYTEICNMAYQGAKVVHPRAVEIAMQARIPLRVKSTYSDTPGTLVTSLDKISDQHVTERLITGIAHVSDVTQIKVTAKEGQYNLQSEVFRAMANEQISIDFFNISPTNVIYTIADQMSEKAIAVLNELGYNPKVTKHCAKVAVVGAGMTGVPGVTSKIVTTLSELGIQILQSADSHTTIWVLVKQEDMEKAVKALHDAFGLAHINSAFVYDSKKEGEISWHD, encoded by the coding sequence ATGAAAATAGTAGTTCAAAAATTTGGTGGTACATCAGTCCGAAACGAAATGTCGAGGGATCACGCATTCCATCATATTCATAAAAGTGTTCAACAAGGTTATAAAGTTGTAGTAGTTGTTTCTGCCATGGGAAGAAAGGGAGAACCTTATGCAACGGATACGTTATTAAGCTTATTAGAGGAAAGTAAAAGTAACGTATCAAAAAGAGAGTTAGATATGCTGCTTTCATGTGGTGAAGTTATTTCATCGATTGTCTTTAGCAGTATGTTGAATAGCAATGGTATTAAGGCTACAGCATTAAATGGTCCTCAAGCAGGTTTTCGAACAAATAATGAACATACGAATGCAAAAATTATCGATATGAAGTGTGATCACTTGTTAGAAGTGTTGCGTCATCATGATGTAGTGGTGGTAGCAGGCTTTCAAGGTGAATCTAGAACAGGAGATATTACGACGATTGGTCGTGGTGGTAGTGACACATCTGCAGCTGCGCTCGGTGCCGCATTAAGAGCTGAATGGATAGACATTTTTTCAGATGTTGAAGGTGTAATGACTGCAGACCCTAATATCGTGGAAAACGCTAAACCGCTAAATGTCGTGTCATACACAGAAATCTGTAATATGGCCTACCAAGGAGCGAAGGTTGTACACCCTCGTGCAGTTGAAATTGCGATGCAAGCGAGAATACCTTTACGGGTTAAGTCAACGTATTCTGACACCCCTGGAACGTTAGTAACGTCATTAGATAAAATAAGTGATCAACATGTTACAGAACGATTAATTACAGGAATCGCTCACGTTTCAGATGTCACTCAAATAAAAGTAACGGCAAAAGAAGGACAATATAATTTACAGTCTGAAGTATTTCGAGCAATGGCTAATGAGCAAATAAGTATAGACTTTTTTAACATATCACCTACAAATGTGATCTATACTATTGCAGACCAAATGAGTGAAAAGGCAATAGCTGTTTTAAACGAATTAGGGTATAATCCGAAGGTGACAAAACATTGCGCAAAAGTTGCAGTTGTTGGGGCCGGTATGACCGGGGTGCCTGGAGTTACATCTAAAATAGTAACCACACTATCGGAACTAGGGATCCAAATACTTCAATCTGCTGATAGCCATACAACGATATGGGTATTAGTGAAACAAGAGGATATGGAAAAAGCAGTAAAGGCATTGCACGATGCATTCGGTCTAGCACATATAAATAGTGCATTTGTATATGATTCAAAGAAAGAAGGAGAGATAAGCTGGCATGATTAA
- a CDS encoding M16 family metallopeptidase produces MVTKHTCKNGVRVVLENIPTVRSVAIGIWIGTGSRNENGENNGVSHFLEHMFFKGTKTKTAREIAESFDSIGGQVNAFTSKEYTCYYAKVMDEHSNYALNVLADMFFHSIFDEEELGKEKNVVYEEIKMYEDAPDDIVHDLLSKASYGNHPLGYPILGTETTLSAFNGETLRNYMKETYTPDNVVISIAGNIEESFIKEVEELFGSYETGYTKPSIQKPVFETGKLARKKTTEQAHLCIGYNGLPVGDEDVYNLIVMNNVLGGSMSSRLFQEVREERGLAYSIYSYHSSFQDNGMLTIYGGTGAAQLDLLFETVQLTINKLKQEGITEKELKNSKEQIKGSLMLSLESTNSRMSRNGKNELLLKNHRSLDDILEKINSITDKSVNELTHRIFNDQYSLALISPDGELPKGI; encoded by the coding sequence TTGGTAACAAAACATACTTGTAAAAATGGTGTAAGAGTTGTACTAGAAAATATCCCAACAGTTAGATCTGTTGCGATTGGGATATGGATTGGTACAGGTTCTAGAAATGAAAATGGAGAAAATAACGGTGTTTCTCATTTCCTAGAGCATATGTTCTTTAAAGGAACAAAAACAAAAACTGCCCGAGAAATCGCGGAAAGTTTTGATTCTATTGGTGGTCAAGTTAATGCGTTTACTTCTAAGGAATATACATGTTATTACGCAAAAGTAATGGATGAGCATTCTAATTATGCACTCAATGTTTTAGCAGATATGTTTTTCCACTCTATTTTCGATGAAGAAGAGCTTGGCAAGGAAAAAAATGTTGTTTACGAAGAAATAAAAATGTACGAAGACGCACCAGACGATATTGTCCATGATTTATTAAGTAAAGCTTCTTATGGGAACCATCCTTTAGGATACCCGATTTTAGGAACAGAAACTACGTTATCGGCCTTTAATGGAGAAACGTTACGTAACTATATGAAAGAAACGTATACGCCTGATAATGTCGTTATATCTATTGCTGGTAACATAGAAGAGTCGTTTATAAAAGAAGTGGAAGAATTGTTTGGTAGTTATGAAACGGGTTATACAAAACCATCTATTCAAAAACCAGTATTTGAAACTGGAAAATTAGCAAGAAAAAAGACTACAGAACAAGCCCATCTTTGTATCGGGTACAATGGTCTTCCTGTTGGTGATGAAGATGTTTATAATTTAATTGTGATGAATAATGTTCTTGGTGGTAGTATGAGTAGTCGTTTATTCCAAGAGGTAAGGGAAGAACGGGGATTAGCCTATTCAATCTACTCCTATCATTCCTCTTTTCAAGATAATGGGATGCTAACAATCTATGGAGGAACTGGAGCTGCACAGCTTGACTTACTTTTTGAAACTGTACAATTGACGATAAATAAGTTGAAGCAAGAAGGAATTACAGAAAAAGAATTAAAAAATAGTAAAGAACAAATAAAAGGAAGTTTAATGTTAAGCTTAGAAAGCACGAATAGTAGAATGAGTCGTAATGGTAAAAATGAATTATTATTAAAAAATCATCGTTCTCTAGATGATATTTTAGAAAAGATAAACAGTATTACCGATAAGTCTGTTAATGAACTAACACATCGGATTTTTAATGATCAATATTCTCTTGCACTTATAAGTCCAGATGGAGAACTTCCAAAAGGTATATAA
- the dpaA gene encoding dipicolinic acid synthetase subunit A — protein MLTGLHIAVIGGDARQLEVIRKLIELDAKLSLIGFDQLDHGFTGASKEQMDEVDFSTVDSIVIPVSGTNLQGQVETIFSNEKILLTEDILKKTPEHCVVYSGISNSYLDSIVSSTNRKLVKLFERDDVAIYNAIPTVEGTIMMVIQHTDITIHNANIAVLGLGRVGMTVARTFAALGAKVRVGARRTEHIARIFDMGLTPFHLSELKNNVTDIDVCINTIPHPILSANVISKMPAHTLIIDLASKPGGTDFRYAEKRGIKALLAPGLPGIVAPKTAGQIIANVLSQLLGESLEDRKGNE, from the coding sequence ATGCTGACCGGTTTGCACATAGCTGTCATTGGCGGTGATGCAAGGCAGCTTGAGGTGATTCGAAAGCTTATTGAATTAGATGCAAAACTTTCTTTAATAGGTTTTGATCAATTAGATCACGGATTTACCGGAGCTTCAAAGGAACAAATGGATGAAGTAGATTTTTCAACGGTAGATTCTATTGTCATCCCTGTTTCGGGAACAAATTTACAAGGTCAAGTGGAAACAATTTTTTCAAATGAAAAAATTTTATTGACGGAAGATATTTTAAAGAAAACACCAGAACATTGTGTTGTTTACTCGGGGATATCTAATAGTTATTTAGACTCCATTGTTTCGTCAACTAACCGAAAGTTAGTGAAGTTATTTGAACGAGACGACGTCGCTATTTACAATGCAATTCCTACTGTGGAAGGAACAATTATGATGGTCATTCAACATACCGATATTACTATTCATAATGCTAACATTGCTGTGCTCGGTCTCGGTAGAGTTGGAATGACTGTAGCTAGAACGTTTGCAGCTCTAGGTGCAAAAGTACGTGTAGGTGCAAGAAGAACGGAGCATATTGCAAGAATATTTGATATGGGGCTCACTCCCTTTCACTTGTCAGAACTTAAAAACAATGTGACAGATATTGATGTTTGTATTAATACAATTCCTCATCCTATCTTGTCCGCAAATGTAATCTCTAAAATGCCAGCCCACACGCTAATTATTGATCTTGCATCAAAGCCCGGTGGTACGGATTTTCGTTATGCAGAAAAAAGAGGTATTAAAGCTCTTTTAGCTCCCGGGCTACCAGGAATAGTTGCTCCGAAAACGGCAGGTCAAATTATTGCAAATGTGTTAAGTCAGCTATTAGGAGAAAGCTTGGAAGATAGAAAGGGGAATGAATGA